The genomic interval TGCACTTCTGATATGTACTTTCTTATGTATTTaccataaatacataaacatataaatacataaaataaaaaataataaaaaaataaaactccgaGCAAAATCCACTCACGCTGCAATGCAGCTCACAGGCTTTGGGGGCTTGCACAAAAGGCTCTGCAGGATGCCTTGAAAGTGGATTGTTCTTCATCTCCTGAGGACCATTTGGGGAAGTCTGAAATGGAGTGCAGCCGTGAGGAGATGCAAACAGAAATGGAAGTTCTCAAACAGCAGGTGCAAATATATGAAGAAGACTTCAAAAAGGAGCGATCAGACCGAGAAAGACTTAAGCAAGAAAAAGAGGAGCTACAGCAAATTATTCAGACTTCTCAATCCCAGTTGAACAGGCTGAATTCTCAGATAAAAGCctgtcagatggagaaagaaaaactagAGAGGCAATTAAAACAGATGTGTTTCCCAACCTGTAACTGCG from Bos indicus x Bos taurus breed Angus x Brahman F1 hybrid chromosome 29, Bos_hybrid_MaternalHap_v2.0, whole genome shotgun sequence carries:
- the LOC113886066 gene encoding TNFAIP3-interacting protein 3-like — protein: MVEGQQEFEAGQGRTFLSILQALQDALKVDCSSSPEDHLGKSEMECSREEMQTEMEVLKQQVQIYEEDFKKERSDRERLKQEKEELQQIIQTSQSQLNRLNSQIKACQMEKEKLERQLKQMCFPTCNCGWNFHLRDPYLLMDPGAVQNLQKHPPDDQWYAPDQFPPDVQHKASGLPSEKKASQ